The Panicum hallii strain FIL2 chromosome 9, PHallii_v3.1, whole genome shotgun sequence genome has a window encoding:
- the LOC112874655 gene encoding alanine--tRNA ligase, whose translation MLPVLTLSRACRLLRLPTLHPEARVLPAAAAAAIHHYFPFSSASTTTSPMASSSPDWSAWRTRKTFIDFFVSKSHTRWASSPTVPVDDPTLLFANAGMNQFKPVFLGTAAPDSPLGRLRRACNTQKCIRAGGKHNDLDDVGKDTYHHTFFEMLGNWSFGDYFKEEAIGWAWELLTEVYKLPTDRIYATYFGGDEKSGLAADNESKNIWLKYLPEEKVLPFGCKDNFWEMGDTGPCGPCTEIHFDRIGNRDAASLVNNDDPTCIEIWNLVFIQFNREADGSLRTLPAKHVDTGLGFERLISILQNKMSNYDTDVFMPLFDAIHKLAGDGIQPYSGKVGSDDVGKVDMAYRVVADHIRTLSFAIADGSQPGNEGREYVLRRILRRAVHFGHQKLKTKPKFFSSLVNVFVQMMGDVFPELKDNEKKIQDIIRDEEESFENTLAKGYEKFKKAADAVKENGGTVLSGQDAFILWDTYGYPIDLTEVMAIDYGLTVDKEGFNASMEEARQKARNARNKAGGNSIVMDANATAQLRNEGLASTDDSPKFMWPKEHGSVVKAIYTGSEYIATASGYEDLGLVLESTSFYAEQGGQIYDTGRIEGSFGTFNVNNVQVFAGYVLHIGSFTESSKALSVGDSVICKVDYDRRTLIAPNHTCTHMLNFALREVLGDHVDQKGSIVLPEKLRFDFSHGKPVQPEDLRKIESIVNQQIKDELDVYASEIKLADAKRINGLRAVFGEIYPDPVRVVSVGRKVEDLLANPENKEWLSISTELCGGTHISNTRDAKAFALISEEGIAKGVRRITAVTAGCASQAMELASSIDCDISEASQLEGAILEKQIASIKNKLDASAIPAARKADLRGMVSKLEDQLRKAKKKMGEQNIQKAVKTAMDAAEAALSEKKPFCVTHVDVGLDTTAVREAVIKVMAQKGLPIMLFSTDEASNKAVIYAGVPPNTTSGFKVLDWLTPSIAPLKGRGGGGKNGVAQGQGSDASQLKEAMELANNIAAMKLS comes from the exons ATGCTGCCAGTGCTAACCCTCTCACGCGCGTGCCGCCTGCTCCGCCTCCCCACCCTCCACCCTGAGGCTAGGGTtttgcccgccgccgccgccgccgcaatccaccactacttccccttctcctccgcATCAACCACCACCAGTCCGATGGCGTCGTCGTCGCCGGATTGGTCGGCCTGGCGGACCCGCAAGACGTTCATCGACTTCTTCGTGTCCAAGTCTCACACGCGGTGGGCTTCGAGCCCCACGGTCCCCGTCGACGACCCCACGCTGCTGTTCGCCAACGCCGGAATGAACCAGTTCAAGCCGGTCTTCCTCGGAACGGCGGCCCCGGACTCGCCGCTCGGCAGGCTGCGTCGCGCCTGCAACACCCAGAAGTGCATCCGCGCCGGCGGGAAGCACAACGACCTCGATGACGTGGGGAAGGACACCTACCACCACACCTTCTTCGAGATGCTCGGGAACTGGTCCTTCGGGGACTACTTCAAGGAGGAGGCCATCGGCTGGGCCTGGGAGCTCCTCACCGAG GTTTACAAATTGCCTACTGACAGAATTTATGCCACATACTTTGGTGGTGATGAGAAATCTGGTCTCGCTGCTGATAATGAGTCGAAGAACATATGGTTGAAATATCTACCAGAAGAAAAGGTTCTGCCTTTTGGGTGCAAG GACAACTTTTGGGAGATGGGTGACACTGGTCCTTGTGGACCCTGTACTGAAATCCATTTTGATCGTATAGGCAACCGTGATGCTGCTTCATTAGTTAACAATGATGACCCTACATGTATTGAAATATGGAACCTTGTGTTCATTCAG TTCAATAGGGAGGCAGATGGTAGTTTAAGAACTTTGCCAGCAAAACATGTGGACACTGGGTTGGGCTTTGAGCGATTAATTTCTATTCTTcagaataaaatgagcaactaTGACACAGATGTATTCATGCCATTATTCGATGCTATCCACAAG TTAGCTGGTGATGGGATTCAACCATACTCTGGTAAAGTAGGTTCTGATGATGTTGGCAAAGTTGATATGGCTTATAGAGTAGTCGCAGATCATATAAGAACTCTTTCTTTCGCTATTGCTGATGGTTCTCAACCTG GAAATGAGGGAAGAGAATATGTTCTGAGGCGTATACTCAGACGGGCTGTTCACTTTGGTCATCAGAAATTGAAGACAAAGCCAAAGTTTTTTAGCTC CCTTGTTAATGTTTTTGTACAAATGATGGGTGATGTGTTTCCTGAGCTAAAAGACAACGAAAAGAAGATCCAAGATATAATTAGAGATGAAGAAGAAAGCTTTGAGAACACTCTAGCAAAG GGGTACGAGAAATTTAAGAAAGCTGCAGATGCTGTTAAGGAGAATGGAGGGACAGTGCTTAGTGGTCAG GATGCATTTATCCTGTGGGATACGTATGGTTATCCGATTGATTTGACTGAG GTCATGGCAATTGACTATGGGCTGACTGTCGACAAAGAGGGTTTTAATGCTTCTATGGAAGAAGCAAGGCAAAAAGCTAGGAATGCTCGCAACAAG GCTGGAGGGAATTCTATTGTTATGGATGCCAATGCTACAGCACAGCTGCGCAACGAGGGGCTTGCTAGCACAGATGATAGCCCAAAGTTCATGTGGCCCAAG GAACATGGAAGTGTGGTCAAGGCCATCTATACTGGCTCAGAATACATAGCTACTGCATCAGGTTATGAGGATTTGGGCCTTGTGTTGGAAAGTACAAGCTTCTATGCAGAACAGGGTGGTCAG ATATATGACACTGGGAGAATTGAAGGGTCTTTTGGAACTTTTAATGTGAACAATGTCCAAGTGTTTGCTGGCTATGTTTTGCATATTGGTTCGTTTACAGAAAGTTCTAAGGCTTTATCTGTTGGTGATAGTGTAATATGCAAG GTTGATTATGATCGGCGCACTCTAATTGCTCCAAATCACACATGTACACATATGCTGAACTTTGCTCTGAGG GAAGTACTTGGCGATCATGTTGACCAGAAAGGTTCAATAGTTCTACCTGAGAAGCTGAGATTTGATTTTTCTCATG GAAAACCTGTTCAGCCTGAAGATTTGAGAAAAATTGAGTCCATAGTGAACCAACAAATAAAGGATGAGCTGGATGTATATGCTAGTGAAATAAAATTAGCAGACGCAAAGCGCATAAATGGTCTACGTGCTGTGTTTGGTGAA ATTTACCCCGATCCCGTAAGAGTTGTATCAGTTGGCCGCAAGGTAGAAGATCTGCTTGCAAATCCAGAGAACAAAGAGTGGCTATCCATATCAACTGAGCTGTGTGGAG GTACACATATCTCGAACACGAGAGATGCCAAAGCATTTGCACTTATATCTGAAGAGGGTATCGCAAAAGGTGTTAGGAGGATAACAGCTGTTACTGCTGGATGTGCCTCCCAGGCTATGGAGTTAGCATCATCTATTGATTGTGACATCAGTGAAGCATCTCAATTGGAGGGAGCAATATTGGAGAAG CAAATTGCTTCCATCAAGAATAAGCTGGATGCATCTGCCATCCCTGCTGCCAGAAAAGCTGATCTAAGAGGCATGGTTTCCAAGTTGGAG GATCAACTTAGGAAGGCCAAGAAGAAAATGGGTGAACAGAATATCCAAAAGGCTGTAAAGACTGCAATGGATGCAGCTGAAGCTGCTCTTTCAGAAAAGAAGCCCTTTTGTGTCACTCATGTTGATGTGGGCCTTGATACCACTGCTGTCCGGGAAGCGGTTATCAAGGTCATGGCCCAAAAG GGTTTGCCAATAATGCTATTCAGCACAGATGAGGCATCAAACAAAGCTGTTATCTATGCTGGTGTGCCACCCAACACTACCAGTGGCTTCAAGGTGTTGGATTGGCTAACACCTTCAATTGCACCACTGAAGGGAAGAGGTGGTGGTGGCAAGAATGGTGTTGCCCAGGGCCAG GGAAGTGATGCTTCTCAACTCAAGGAGGCAATGGAGCTCGCGAACAACATTGCCGCGATGAAGCTCAGCTGA